TTATTAGGACATTTTCATTTTGGTATATTAGGACATTATCATGTTGGTGTTACAAAACAACAAAAATTACTTGACATAAAACAGCAAAATCGTTTAATATACCAAAGTTTTCGCCGACTTTAATTGGCTGTAACATATCCCTTTAAAATTATTGAGGGATTATTTTTTTTGGAGGTATTGATGCCTACTATTAATCAATTGGTCAGGCAAGGGAGAGAAATCGTCAAAAAGAAGAGTTCTTCCCCAGCGCTTACAAACTGCCCACAGAAAAGAGGGGTCTGTGTAAGGGTTTATACTACAACACCTAAAAAACCAAATTCAGCCCTTCGTAAGGTTGCCCGTGTGAGATTGACAAATGGTATAGAGGTTACAACCTATGTCCCTGGTATCGGACACAATCTTCAGGAGCACTCTGTTGTGTTGATAAGGGGTGGAAGGGTAAAAGACCTCCCTGGGGTCAGATATCATATAATAAGAGGTTCCCTTGATACCAGTGGTGTGGCAAACAGGAAGAAGAGTAGATCAAAGTATGGTACCAAGAGACCAAAACAGTAAGGAGTATTAAGGATGCCGAGAAAAGGACATATATCAAAAAGGGAAAAACTTCCCGATTCAAAATATAACGACCTTTTGGTTTCCCGTTTGATAAATTGTATTATGTGGGATGGAAAAAAGACAATCGCGAGGAAGATAGTATACGGTGCATTTGATCTAATAGAGAGCAGACAAAAGGAAGACCCTCTTAAGGTATTTCATAAGGCAATGGATAATATAAAACCAGAACTTGAAGTCAAGGCAAGAAGGGTAGGAGGTGCAACATATCAGGTGCCTGTAGAGGTGAGACTGAATAGGAAACTCTCCCTTTCCATAAGATGGTTGATAAAATATTCAAGAGAGAGATC
This DNA window, taken from Syntrophorhabdaceae bacterium, encodes the following:
- the rpsL gene encoding 30S ribosomal protein S12; the protein is MPTINQLVRQGREIVKKKSSSPALTNCPQKRGVCVRVYTTTPKKPNSALRKVARVRLTNGIEVTTYVPGIGHNLQEHSVVLIRGGRVKDLPGVRYHIIRGSLDTSGVANRKKSRSKYGTKRPKQ
- the rpsG gene encoding 30S ribosomal protein S7; this encodes MPRKGHISKREKLPDSKYNDLLVSRLINCIMWDGKKTIARKIVYGAFDLIESRQKEDPLKVFHKAMDNIKPELEVKARRVGGATYQVPVEVRLNRKLSLSIRWLIKYSRERSEKTMIERLAGEILDAYNNKGGAVKKREDTHKMAEANKAFAHYRW